The genomic stretch TCCTGCTACGATTTCCTGATATGATTTCCTCCTACTGATCATTTCGTTGctaattttgtttcataattGAATGTTTCGTCTTATTATAAGGATCAAATCTACGATGTCTCacaatactttattgtttttatatatatatgagacaACTTGGATTTGATCCTCATGATAAGACTTATTACTGAAGGACGATGTAAGTAGTGCTCAGCGGCTGGAGCCATGTTTCCGATTTcttgaaagattttaatttatttttctccagcagcgaataaatatattaaattttacGTAGGATTGAAGTACTGTGTCATACATGTTTGAACCTGAGGATTGTAAGAGTTCAGAAGTAAATGAACTGGATGCTGGATGTCCAATAAATTTTGTCTCATCTGTGGTCAGTGTCATCACCGAGATAGAAGTCTCCCTCAGCTCTCTAACTGCTCCACGCATTAATGGGTACAACTCTTCTGTAGACTGTAATCAGGAAGGTTTGAAAATACAACGAATGgtcatgcacacaaaaaagtaagtgcattgttgttgtttggtctCGTACGTGTTGAGGGAATATTTTAGAAGAGCACCACCTGCCAGTTCTGGTGGTTCCTGTTTCTTCGGGGCCGTACGTCCCACatatttgcatgcatttttatGGATATTGCTTGTATTATGAGTAACATCATCTAATATTGATTTGTCATAGTTGGCgtgaccctaaccctaacccctgtGAAACCTAGTCCGGCCATATTTTCCCCACTTAAACTATAATAACTTCGCGTTCTTTTCTCTTTAGCCAtcaactgtctttttttttttttttttgtcatccaATTTTGATAATGGCCCCAGCATTCAAGCATTCCTATGTTTGCACTGgatttacattaaaaacatttatatttttacctaTTTACATTACAAATTCTGAAATTCTCTTCCTCTGCtttgcatattaaaaaaaaccaactggcTATTAGTGATAGCGATGATACAAAtaacagttatttattttagacaATTATCTTTAATAGCTGAAACATGACCATTTTTACTTCTGAAGAGTCATCATTATCAGGCATCATAAAAACGGACAAGGAGACATGATGAAAAATGCAGGTTCTTGCATAAGCATGTTACAATTCTAAACACACTTTTAGAGTcggtaataaaaaaatagaacaaaggaaatgtaaattttaaagttttcttcgATGCAAGTTTAGCTGGAGTTGTGTTTATGCAAGaacttgctttctttcttcatgaagAAATATTCCTGTAAGGCGTCTGGCGTCATCATTCTTAGGACCCATTGTCCATTTTGCAGACAGCTTGTTCATCCACAAGATCTCAGTCAAAACAGTGTGGACTGAACCAGAACTAATGCCTATATGGACTTGGCCATCTACTGGACAGTAAGACATTTGTCATCCAAAACCATACGGTTTTTGGCATCAACTCGATCATCAGTGGTTGATGTTTTGGAGGATATGACCGAGGGTCATCATCTGTCCTGACCCTGCCCTTCTTGAACTCTTGCACCATTTCCTCAAGTGCCATTTCTTTGGGTGTCATACCTTTCTTTGGCAGATACTTTATAACTCCTCGAGCCTGTGTTTCATCCATTTTTAGATTTGTCGCACTATCCTTAACTTTTGTATGGGcctcacgtgcacacaaaacagaaataatctGTATTAGTTTTAAATAGTAGTGTGCtaccacaacaacaactgctCTTCTTTCTGGATGAGGCTCAGAACTTTTTTTGAACGACCCTTGTAGGCAAAGCCTTCATGTCAGCAATCAATAATACTCCTGGGCTACGGTCGAGTACGTCGTTCATACCCGTGTGCGTCTCCTGGGTGGTTACTATTATTAGCTCTTTACGACGTCATTCGCGTAGCAGGTAGCGTATCCGCCTAAGTCCTAACACTTGGCTTCGCAATAAAAAAATCGTTGCTCGAGAATAACGGTCGGGTGTCGCAGTCAGGTCAAAGGGTAAACGGGGTAGTCGCTGATAACGGGTACTCCTCACAGAAACCTAGCTGCAAGAAGGGATAACAGTGTTCACGCCCTACACACGTGtctttctcgttctctctttGAGTTTCCCGCGCAGAAGAGCTCCTTCAGCAACGTGCCAGCCGGCAGGTTTGTTTAGCGGGGTGGCCATGCGACGGCGACAACAACAGCGGCAACTtctgtgtggattttttttaaagctatttgAGGGATCACGACAACCAGCGCTtttgtgtatgggtgtgtgtgctCAGGGTATGTGGTTTCGAGATGAATTCTGTGCAAGTTCAAGGATCTCGTGCCAGCGGAGATACACACCCTTTGTTTCTAATGGAGGCTGACGATTCTCTCGTGAACCAGgattagaattttaaaaataatatctttctTGGTCCCTGCTGATAATTTCCTGGGCGAGTTTGCTAGACACATTTCGCACAGTGCAAGTCTGTGCAGGTTTGTCGAGAATGTGCCTGGATGTGCCATGTCAAGGGCGGCGAACTGCGTCAGCAAAGGGCTGCAACCTTAAACAATGGGCATTGTTGTTATGAACGGCATGAAAATAGAACACTCTGTAAGTATCTGTAGGTAGTAAACTATCATCTCGATAGCAGGATGGGGGCAATCAACTTGCTTTGGAGACCTCACACACCATGTCGAATCCGTTTAATGGCTTTCGCGAACCTTGTCGCGTTTTGCtatgtggtgatgatgacatTGCTGACATCATCGATGGTGTTTTTTGTGCTCATCCCGCAGTTCTATGGCGACTACGCCTTGTGGGTTCATCGATGTGTCATCGTCTATATTTTCGTCAACGTGTCTGGCAACTTTTATCTCTGCGCCACCACGGACACCAGCGTTGAACGACTTGGTCCAGTTTCAAGCGAGAGAACAAATATGGAACAGACTGGAACAGGTGAGCAGCAGCAAAGAGTCCGTGAATGTAGTTTGTCTGAGGAGACCGCAAAACATAAACCTATGACTAACTGTAACATAGAGAGATCCAAAAAAATCGAGAATTGCGGAGGAGACACTTTCAGTCCACACGAAATTTCTAAACGAAGGACGTTTAACGGTGAATCTCGCGAGCATCTCGTAAAGGCCGAGACTTGCCCGAGATGTCTTACCGGCAACACAAGCGGAGTTCCAAACCTTGCAGAAACCGAGCTTACTTGCAGTAGAAGCACCAGCATCAATTCTAGCCAAAAAGGGTCTCAAAGAAGAGACCAGAAGGAAGCAACCATCCCAATCCCGCCCTCGGTCTCATCTGACTGTGGCTTGTCCGTCCGCGACGGGCTTACCAAGCCTAGCGGATCCGTTACAAGATCAGTGCCAGAGCCGCTGCCAGTCGCAGGTATCAAGCCAACAAGAAAGCCTGCTGCTGGCAGACAAAGACTTCAAACCTCTAGCGACCTCCGCCCTGAAAGGAGAGCTCTGAACGTAGCTATGGAAACGTCAGGTCATGAGCCCGAAAGGTCACATTTTTGCAAGCTGTGCCAAATCCTCATACTGAAGCATGACCATCATTGCTTTTTTACGACCGCTTGTGTGGGATACTTTAACCAAAAGCactttatcttcttttgtttctacATGATGCTTGGGGCTTTCTATGCATTAATTTTGGTTGCCAGGTAATTACACTTCTCTGTGAACGTTTCTGATAAGTTTAATATACATCGATGTATTACTCCTCAGAGGCATTGATCTTTTCAAAGACTCAATAGGATGCCTTGTATAGCTTCACCACTCTCTACCGAGCAATTACATAATCAAATCATCATCTAGTTCACTGATATTTTATTATACTGGCAAAAAAGTCGAGAGACGTGTAATGATTGCTAAAATAACTTTTTGCCCTCTTCCAGTAAGTTTCAAATGaatttctgtactttttatttatagaatgcAGCTCTGAAACcgtttaaattaaataaatactttttatagaattaatttaaaattaagtgATTTCTTACTGTATGGCTATATATGTCCATCAGTTCCTTCTCCTCCTATCTTTACGCTATCACTGCCAACTTCGGTTGGCTGAAAAtcgttttttaaaattaatttaaacaagaaaacaatttcaatgCAGCACCGCACTCAGTTCTCcaccaaaagaaataaatttgtttctttattacaGGTTCCTTCATGTGGTGTACGGGGTGAACTTCCATGGTCCTCAAACGTTCTTCTTGctgatgaaagattttcttGGTGATTTAGTGTGGGTAGGTCGCACCCCATCACTTGGCTACTGCCTGCTGCTGTACGAGATGTGCGCGTGTCTGGTGGTGACCTTAGTTACGGGTGGATTCCTCTACTGGCAGCTGTGCATTACTGCTTCGGGTGAGAGTGCCAGAAAGCTGTCAACTTGCTAATAAATTACCATGTTTTTTCCCCGAAGGActggactaaaaaaaaaataaccctgTGTCTCCACGaatcttaaatttaaattacgaaataataacaataatttaaaaatttaaatgatacTATTTTTAGTTTACATATGACATTCATCATCCAAGTTTTGAAATTTATCTGTAAagtaatgcaattttttttcagaaaaatctgTCGCTGAGATGTCAGAAAAGTCTTTCATTTACCGTTCAGAAGCTTTCACGCTCGGTATACATATCTGTAATGCTGTCCCTCCCAATTCTCATTTTAAATCTGAGTATGATTAGAACAGTCACAGTCTGCATTCTGAAGTATCTCTACAcacatcatcataaaaaaacCAATCATTTAAAGAGTCCTGACATAAATTGACAGGTTCGACCTGGCTTAGACATTGATCGGAAGCAGCAGTACCTGCGGGCCTCACATCGCAACGTGCGTTGTTAACGATTTATCTCAAGACCTGGCGTGAATTATTCATGGCATACTctgacttctctctctcactccccccGCTTACCACTTAAGAAGACAATTTTCGACCAGTAATAATCGAACTTTGTAACAGCTGTTTACTGGCTTTCGCTCCACGAATCTCTCAAAGCGTCCTTCTGAACAAGGACAGGTTGtcaaaaaaatgtaacaattttttttttgttaatgtgtaTTCGACGGTCACATAGAAATCAgagttctttcttttatttgttggttcGATTGGGGTTAGAGGTAGGACATGGAGTGTGGACATGTGATGGTGCGACAATGTCCACTTAAGAaggttcttgtttgtttgtttttgtttgatttttgttttgtttatggaAGCGGAAACGTATCGATCACTAGGGCAtgaaaaaacacatttctgtcGTGGTTGCAGGTCAGACTACTTACGAAGTAAGGAATGGAAGCAGCCGCTACAGCAAGGCTTCTGTGAAGGATAATTTCCGAGATGTGTTTGGTCGCCATTGgcctcttctcttcttcctgccACTTCCTCTGCCACAGGCTGGCAACGGTTGCTATTCGTCACCAAGACGACGTGTTGACCGAAGCACCTGCGCGGGACGAACGAAAGATGAGCTTTCGCACCCAGGTGGCGACCTAATGGAGAAAGAGAAGTCGAAGAAAGGTCAAGAGgctgcaagaaaaatattgccCTCTTCAGAACAGAAAGAACGCCTTTTCAAACGTGTCAGCAACAACATTaagagaaggaaaagataaGTTACTGGGTTGAGTTGATGCAATTTTTAATCACAGTTTAAAGAGAgcaacttatttttctttgggGAAACTCTAATTGTTACTGCGTGTTATAAGTCTTCGAAATGCCTTGTACGAGATGGTTATTTATGGAATGAAAATTTATCATGTATACACTCTGATCATCTTTCATCTCTTACTTACACCGAAAGCTTGTGGCTAAGGGTTGGGAAAAGGttgtgaaagagagatggacaatcaacacaaaaattACTTCGCCATCATGATGACAGATTGCGTGTGCTTTCTTAACACTAAACAAgggtctgcttttattttttcattttctgctctCATCAGTCCTCTAAGGTACGGGCTGAGCAaccatgtaaacaaacatatgaATGTGAGTTGTAgtaggtctcgtattgtctcgtgtatgaatggtgtcttgtgtctgacgtcttgtgtgcgtcatttgttccacgtcacttgaaccagaaaaagacgtcatatatcATAAGTGTGCGTCacttgttccacgtcacttggagtagaaaaagacgtcatatttGCTCTCAAAATGGCCAAGTGAGCGGGGAAACAACTCACACCAGAGTTAGTGTGAAATACAAGGGTCTGACAGCAACATCCACAGAAAAAACGCCATCAAGTTGTTAAGATTCAAACGAGTTtgcttaaataaagagaaaaaacacaTGCGTCATTCCTTTGGAGGTTTCTGTACAAAGAGATCagtgaaaataatgtgataatgtgttgtcattataaaatgtaattttgggGCCTACAAGTTTCTCATTATATCCTCTTTCATTTCAAGGCCTGTTAGTACTCTAAATAGGAATATCATTATGTACCTTAACATTATATCAAAACCAGGTCCCAGTCACAAGAAATTCAAATATCAAATATGATAGAAAATAT from Pomacea canaliculata isolate SZHN2017 linkage group LG8, ASM307304v1, whole genome shotgun sequence encodes the following:
- the LOC112570299 gene encoding uncharacterized protein LOC112570299 isoform X2, which produces MVMHTKKFLHVVYGVNFHGPQTFFLLMKDFLGDLVWVGRTPSLGYCLLLYEMCACLVVTLVTGGFLYWQLCITASGQTTYEVRNGSSRYSKASVKDNFRDVFGRHWPLLFFLPLPLPQAGNGCYSSPRRRVDRSTCAGRTKDELSHPGGDLMEKEKSKKGQEAARKILPSSEQKERLFKRVSNNIKRRKR
- the LOC112570299 gene encoding uncharacterized protein LOC112570299 isoform X1; protein product: MGAINLLWRPHTPCRIRLMAFANLVAFCYVVMMTLLTSSMVFFVLIPQFYGDYALWVHRCVIVYIFVNVSGNFYLCATTDTSVERLGPVSSERTNMEQTGTGEQQQRVRECSLSEETAKHKPMTNCNIERSKKIENCGGDTFSPHEISKRRTFNGESREHLVKAETCPRCLTGNTSGVPNLAETELTCSRSTSINSSQKGSQRRDQKEATIPIPPSVSSDCGLSVRDGLTKPSGSVTRSVPEPLPVAGIKPTRKPAAGRQRLQTSSDLRPERRALNVAMETSGHEPERSHFCKLCQILILKHDHHCFFTTACVGYFNQKHFIFFCFYMMLGAFYALILVARFLHVVYGVNFHGPQTFFLLMKDFLGDLVWVGRTPSLGYCLLLYEMCACLVVTLVTGGFLYWQLCITASGQTTYEVRNGSSRYSKASVKDNFRDVFGRHWPLLFFLPLPLPQAGNGCYSSPRRRVDRSTCAGRTKDELSHPGGDLMEKEKSKKGQEAARKILPSSEQKERLFKRVSNNIKRRKR